From the Caviibacter abscessus genome, one window contains:
- a CDS encoding MetQ/NlpA family ABC transporter substrate-binding protein translates to MIKKIMTLLFSALLFISCTIENDKTIKIATSVYPMEEIVKIASKDLEKKGYKVEIKVLTDYVTANVGLNAKEFDANFHQHEPFMNIFNAKNNGNLVKIKAIYDVYVGFYSKKYKAVNELPEKAKIAIPSDPTNQDRALRILAEEKLISLKEKDGLYKVSDIESSVKNFEFLEIKIPALVQAYQEADLVFNWPSHMLKIGVSPKDALFLEKSNNNKYAIILAARNDNKNSKKIKDIEKAMASEAVKEFLKEKYSNEGYPVF, encoded by the coding sequence GTGATTAAAAAAATAATGACATTACTATTTTCAGCATTATTATTTATTTCTTGTACAATAGAAAATGATAAAACAATAAAAATAGCAACTTCTGTTTATCCTATGGAAGAAATAGTAAAAATTGCTTCTAAAGATTTAGAAAAGAAAGGATATAAGGTAGAAATAAAAGTTTTAACTGATTATGTTACAGCCAATGTAGGTCTTAATGCAAAAGAATTTGATGCAAACTTTCATCAACATGAACCGTTTATGAATATATTTAATGCTAAAAATAATGGAAATCTTGTTAAGATAAAAGCAATATATGACGTATATGTTGGATTTTATTCAAAAAAATATAAGGCAGTAAATGAATTACCAGAAAAAGCTAAGATAGCAATACCAAGTGATCCGACTAATCAAGATAGGGCGTTAAGAATACTGGCAGAGGAAAAACTAATAAGTTTAAAAGAAAAAGATGGACTTTACAAAGTTTCAGATATAGAAAGTTCAGTTAAGAATTTTGAATTTTTAGAAATTAAAATTCCTGCACTTGTTCAAGCATATCAAGAAGCAGATTTAGTATTTAACTGGCCTTCGCATATGTTAAAAATAGGAGTTTCTCCTAAAGATGCACTATTTTTAGAAAAATCTAACAATAATAAATATGCAATAATACTAGCAGCAAGAAATGATAACAAAAACAGTAAAAAAATAAAAGATATTGAAAAAGCAATGGCTTCAGAAGCAGTTAAAGAGTTTTTAAAAGAAAAATATTCAAATGAAGGTTATCCGGTATTTTAA
- a CDS encoding dicarboxylate/amino acid:cation symporter encodes MIKKMGLVPKLILSIILGIIIGLYMSLGIIRIFKTFSIFFGSFLSFFIPFMIIGFVVIGIARLTNGAGKLLGITAGIAYISTIIAGTCSYIFASLFYKNLIKGLSEKIGIHSKIVNPYFSIPLKPVLDVTAAIIFAFMIGITISYLKKENKGNYTFHFFEEFEMIVTKILSNFVIPLLPIHILGIFSELSYSGQVFSIIKIFVKIYLCIFAIHYAYMLFMFSIAGIFTKKNPFTYIKNQLPAYFTAVGTQSSAATIPINVKCGLKNGTSEEIVDFVIPLCATIHLSGSMITLTSCIMGILIMNNMPHSFSVIFPFICMLAIAMVAAPGAPGGAVMSSLPFLFMVGIDSQGALASLLIALYITQDSFGTAINVSGDNAIAIYVDTYYKKYIKS; translated from the coding sequence ATGATAAAAAAAATGGGATTAGTTCCAAAACTTATTTTATCTATTATTTTAGGTATAATAATAGGACTTTATATGTCACTTGGAATTATTAGAATTTTTAAAACTTTTAGTATTTTTTTTGGAAGTTTTTTATCTTTTTTCATTCCATTTATGATAATAGGATTTGTTGTAATAGGGATTGCAAGACTTACTAATGGTGCAGGTAAACTTTTAGGAATTACTGCCGGCATCGCTTACATTTCAACGATAATTGCAGGAACATGTTCATATATATTTGCATCACTTTTTTATAAAAATTTAATAAAAGGACTAAGTGAAAAAATTGGTATTCACTCAAAAATAGTTAATCCATATTTTTCAATACCTTTAAAACCTGTCCTTGATGTTACCGCAGCAATAATATTTGCCTTTATGATAGGTATTACTATAAGTTACCTAAAAAAGGAAAATAAAGGAAATTATACTTTTCATTTTTTTGAAGAATTTGAAATGATTGTTACTAAAATTTTGTCAAACTTTGTCATTCCGTTATTACCTATACATATTTTAGGAATATTTTCTGAATTATCGTATTCAGGACAAGTTTTTTCAATAATAAAAATATTTGTAAAAATTTATTTGTGTATATTTGCTATACACTATGCATATATGCTTTTTATGTTTTCAATTGCAGGTATATTTACTAAGAAAAATCCATTTACATACATTAAAAATCAATTACCTGCTTATTTCACAGCTGTAGGTACACAGTCTTCTGCGGCTACAATACCTATAAATGTAAAATGTGGTTTAAAAAATGGCACTTCTGAAGAAATAGTTGATTTCGTTATACCATTATGTGCTACTATACACTTATCAGGTAGCATGATTACTTTAACAAGTTGTATTATGGGTATTTTAATTATGAATAATATGCCACATTCATTTTCTGTGATATTTCCATTTATTTGTATGTTAGCAATAGCTATGGTTGCTGCACCAGGAGCACCCGGAGGAGCTGTAATGAGTTCTTTACCTTTCTTATTTATGGTAGGTATCGATTCTCAAGGTGCATTAGCTTCTTTATTAATTGCACTATATATAACACAAGATAGTTTTGGCACAGCTATAAATGTTTCAGGAGATAATGCTATTGCAATTTATGTAGATACTTATTACAAAAAATATATAAAATCATGA
- a CDS encoding ATP-binding cassette domain-containing protein has protein sequence MINLKNINKNYDNFKLNVDLSINEGEIFGIIGKSGSGKSTILKIIQGLIIPDKGDIQMKKDKISYVFQEYNLLYNKTVYENVALPLLLQNKVIDSKIKKYLSFVGLLDKENEYIANLSGGQKQRVALARALVTKPDILLCDEITSALDSTTKYEILNLINEINKKYSTTVVIVTHELEVVKNICSRAAIIDNGKILDVIKVGKSSNLNYQKSYTEYAKEYLR, from the coding sequence ATGATTAATTTAAAAAATATAAATAAAAACTATGATAATTTTAAACTGAATGTAGACCTATCAATTAATGAGGGTGAAATTTTTGGCATTATCGGTAAATCAGGTAGCGGGAAATCTACGATTTTAAAAATTATACAAGGGCTTATAATACCTGATAAAGGTGATATTCAAATGAAAAAAGACAAAATATCATATGTCTTTCAAGAATATAACTTACTTTATAATAAAACAGTTTATGAAAATGTAGCTTTGCCGCTATTGTTACAAAATAAGGTGATTGATAGCAAAATAAAAAAATATTTATCATTTGTAGGACTTTTAGATAAAGAAAATGAATATATTGCTAATTTATCAGGCGGTCAAAAACAAAGAGTTGCACTTGCAAGAGCATTAGTCACAAAACCAGATATATTACTTTGTGATGAGATAACAAGTGCATTAGACAGTACAACAAAATATGAAATATTAAATTTGATAAATGAAATAAATAAAAAATATTCAACTACTGTTGTAATTGTAACGCATGAATTGGAAGTTGTTAAAAACATTTGCAGTAGAGCAGCTATTATAGATAATGGTAAAATTTTAGATGTAATTAAAGTTGGAAAGTCTAGTAATTTAAATTATCAAAAATCATACACTGAGTATGCAAAGGAGTATTTAAGATAA
- a CDS encoding OmpA family protein has translation MFKNLNFKKVAILLFASSLVYAETNQGTSNRIEKNSSMTARDTEVQVFGENNKINGQASSAFGKGNIIYGPYSGAVGLNNVLYAGNSYTIGNNNKVNEENRECKDINKIGEKCNNNYVFGEANKIEGHDNSAFGKSNKIKGNYSGVMGINNILNGSNSYIIGNNHKINEGNDSNSGHDIYAFGEKIIANTGVKDAIVLGKESEAVTNALSIGKSGSERKLVNLKDGEIKDGSHDAVTGSQLHKLANDPEKATGFSKENWKKTLGNGNIEENNTDFVTGKTVYEYMKNMKGTINNNKSLTISGDDKNTETEVTDSEIKVKLKDTITLGSDTEKQVKLNGQEGNVQVGKVKVDGVKAEITGLKNTTWDKSNVDESRAATEGQLKNLAEKGLKFAANEGIEHTVALGDTFTIKGDYSGNNASSKNIKTKIESNVLKIQMSEKPEFDSVKTGNTTIDNNGVSYNGKKYIGDTGLNANNQKITNVVAGTEDTDAVNFYQIKELRKDLSGGIATASAMANIPQVGEGRLVSIGFGAAYYNKQGGFALGISGTEPSRRIVYKLSAGIDTRKDFVVGAGINANFGNLAKPAISSNQSYVMADREEFNKLKNEINELREEIKSIKTSKFEEKLYVIDQFTNDKYVPKNTQIEKLKAIIKEINEKYSDRIIDITGHTDTNANEKYNLDLGLKRANKIVDLMIKLGLKNPQNIRKVSSFGYNNKVNKNLASNRRVEIIIK, from the coding sequence ATGTTTAAAAATCTTAACTTTAAAAAAGTAGCAATACTTTTATTTGCGTCATCTTTAGTTTATGCAGAAACAAATCAGGGAACCAGTAATAGAATAGAGAAAAATTCCAGTATGACTGCTCGTGATACTGAAGTACAGGTTTTTGGAGAAAATAATAAAATTAATGGACAAGCAAGTAGTGCTTTTGGAAAAGGAAATATAATATATGGACCATATTCAGGAGCGGTTGGATTAAATAACGTATTATACGCAGGAAATTCTTATACAATAGGTAATAATAATAAAGTAAATGAAGAAAATAGAGAATGTAAAGATATAAATAAAATAGGTGAAAAATGCAATAATAATTATGTATTTGGAGAAGCTAATAAAATAGAAGGGCATGATAATAGTGCATTTGGTAAAAGTAATAAGATAAAAGGTAATTATTCTGGAGTTATGGGTATTAATAATATATTAAATGGTAGTAATTCATATATTATTGGTAATAATCATAAAATAAATGAAGGAAATGATAGCAATTCAGGACACGATATTTATGCTTTTGGTGAAAAAATTATAGCCAATACAGGTGTAAAAGATGCGATTGTATTAGGTAAGGAATCAGAAGCAGTTACAAATGCGTTATCAATTGGTAAATCAGGTTCTGAAAGAAAATTAGTTAATCTTAAAGACGGGGAAATAAAAGACGGTTCGCACGATGCTGTAACAGGTTCTCAATTACATAAATTAGCAAATGATCCTGAAAAAGCAACTGGTTTTAGCAAAGAAAATTGGAAAAAGACATTAGGTAATGGAAATATTGAAGAAAATAATACAGATTTTGTAACAGGTAAAACTGTATATGAGTATATGAAAAATATGAAAGGGACAATTAATAATAATAAGTCTTTAACTATTTCAGGAGATGATAAAAATACAGAAACTGAAGTTACAGATAGTGAGATAAAAGTAAAACTTAAAGATACAATAACATTAGGTTCAGATACTGAAAAACAAGTAAAATTAAATGGTCAGGAAGGAAATGTACAAGTTGGAAAAGTCAAAGTTGACGGTGTAAAAGCTGAAATAACAGGACTTAAAAATACAACTTGGGATAAAAGTAATGTAGATGAAAGTAGAGCTGCAACAGAAGGACAATTAAAAAACTTAGCAGAAAAGGGATTAAAATTTGCAGCTAATGAAGGTATTGAACATACTGTAGCCTTAGGAGATACATTTACAATAAAAGGTGACTATAGTGGAAACAACGCAAGTTCTAAAAATATAAAAACAAAAATAGAATCAAATGTATTAAAAATTCAAATGTCTGAAAAACCTGAGTTTGACAGTGTAAAAACAGGAAATACAACTATTGATAATAATGGTGTTAGTTATAATGGAAAAAAATATATAGGGGATACGGGATTAAATGCAAATAATCAAAAAATTACAAATGTAGTAGCAGGTACAGAAGATACAGATGCCGTTAACTTTTATCAAATAAAAGAGCTAAGAAAAGATTTAAGTGGAGGAATTGCAACAGCATCTGCAATGGCAAATATACCTCAAGTAGGAGAAGGTAGATTAGTTTCTATAGGATTTGGAGCTGCTTATTATAATAAACAAGGTGGTTTTGCACTAGGAATAAGTGGAACTGAGCCAAGTAGAAGAATAGTATATAAGCTAAGTGCAGGAATAGATACTAGAAAAGATTTTGTAGTTGGAGCCGGAATAAATGCAAATTTTGGAAACTTAGCAAAACCTGCTATTTCATCAAATCAATCTTATGTAATGGCTGATAGAGAAGAATTTAATAAATTAAAAAATGAAATAAATGAATTAAGAGAAGAAATTAAAAGTATTAAAACAAGTAAATTTGAAGAAAAGCTATATGTAATAGATCAATTTACTAATGATAAATATGTTCCTAAAAATACACAAATAGAAAAATTAAAAGCAATTATAAAAGAAATAAATGAAAAATATTCAGATAGAATAATAGATATAACAGGACATACTGATACAAATGCAAATGAAAAGTATAATCTTGATTTAGGACTTAAAAGAGCAAATAAAATTGTTGATTTAATGATTAAATTAGGACTTAAAAATCCGCAAAATATAAGAAAAGTATCAAGTTTTGGATATAATAATAAAGTGAATAAAAATTTAGCTTCAAATAGAAGAGTTGAAATAATAATTAAATAA
- a CDS encoding methionine ABC transporter permease gives MEILKALFETFIMVLIPTICAIFIGIPLGATLFLTNKGAIRENMYLYVPANIYINIVRSFPFLIFVVVLIPVTRKIFGTSFGLIPASFPICFIAVALFARFVEQSFHDIDIGVIDAALSMKATTFQIVWHFLLVESRSSLIRGLTSSIISFISYSTVMGIVGGGGIGDYAIRHGYYEYDFALLYKIVIIIIILVFFIQTLGNKISKKLDKKRRDIL, from the coding sequence ATGGAAATTTTAAAAGCACTTTTTGAAACTTTTATTATGGTATTAATCCCTACTATTTGTGCAATTTTTATAGGTATACCGCTAGGAGCAACTTTATTTTTAACAAATAAAGGAGCAATAAGAGAAAACATGTATTTATATGTCCCAGCCAATATATATATAAATATTGTACGAAGTTTTCCATTTTTGATATTTGTTGTAGTGTTAATACCTGTTACAAGAAAAATATTTGGTACATCTTTTGGGCTTATTCCTGCAAGTTTTCCTATTTGCTTTATAGCAGTAGCACTTTTTGCACGTTTTGTTGAGCAATCATTTCATGATATTGATATAGGTGTAATAGATGCCGCGCTTTCAATGAAAGCTACAACATTTCAAATAGTATGGCACTTTTTATTAGTAGAATCAAGAAGTAGTTTAATTAGAGGACTTACATCATCTATTATAAGTTTTATTTCATATTCAACTGTTATGGGAATAGTTGGAGGTGGCGGTATAGGTGATTATGCAATAAGACATGGTTATTATGAATATGATTTTGCTCTTTTATATAAAATCGTTATCATAATTATAATACTAGTATTTTTTATTCAAACATTAGGAAATAAAATTTCAAAAAAATTAGATAAAAAAAGGAGAGATATTTTGTGA